A window of the Citrus sinensis cultivar Valencia sweet orange chromosome 9, DVS_A1.0, whole genome shotgun sequence genome harbors these coding sequences:
- the LOC102620352 gene encoding uncharacterized protein LOC102620352, translating to MKITGNSHYPSSFPVAKALDPSSNLDLRPTRRKTRNPSLTRLRKHGAPGQRRSRPETPLLKWKVEEYREKNRKVEAEEEDDAADAGRKTRRKERKGRSVVSARTLAAGLWRLQLPENVAGGAGENLDRLGFQPGAAHAAVPFHVCCSSKGHGSESKDPLQSPSSSVSGMKNGFFCKLEPSFQFSNPAMEGATKWNPVCLKTPAEVRQIYSHMKHLDQQVSAVSMVAALEAEVEQARTRIQELETERRSSKKKLEHFLRKVSEEKAAWRSREHEKIRAFIDDLKAEISRERKNRQRIEIVNSKLVNELADAKVSAKRYMQDYEKERKERELIEEVCDELAKEIGEDKAEVEALKRESMKLREEVDDERKMLQMAEVWREERVQMKLVDAKVAVEQKYSQMNKLVAELEAFLSSRSINPDIQEMKEAEMLRQAAASVNIQEIKEFTYEPPNPDDIFSVFEDVNFGESNEREIEPSGAYSPASHASKMHTVSPEVNVINKDNLHRHSNAYVDQNGDIEEDESGWETVSHLEDQDSSCSPEGSAPSIKNRRDSNFSGSVMEWEDNGYEGTPITEISEVCSVPTKSLKKVSSIARLWRSGPNNGDNYKIITVDGTKGRLSVSNGRLSNGSLASLDRGSGNGGLSPSDLGQWSSPDSGNPHVTRGMKGCIEWPRGAQKNSLKAKLLEARMESQKVQLRQVLKQKI from the exons ATGAAGATAACGGGGAACTCGCATTATCCGTCGTCGTTTCCGGTGGCTAAGGCGTTGGACCCGAGTTCGAACTTGGATCTTAGGCCAACGCGGAGGAAGACTCGGAATCCGAGCTTGACCCGTTTGAGGAAGCATGGGGCTCCGGGTCAGAGACGGAGCCGGCCCGAGACGCCGCTTTTGAAGTGGAAGGTCGAGGAATATCGGGAGAAGAATCGGAAAGTTGAGGCTGAGGAGGAGGACGATGCTGCTGACGCTGGCCGGAAGACTCGACGGAAAGAGCGGAAGGGGAGGAGTGTCGTGTCCGCTAGGACGCTTGCCGCTGGTCTGTGGCGGTTGCAGCTGCCGGAGAATGTCGCTGGTGGCGCTGGAGAGAACTTGGATCGGTTAGGGTTTCAG CCTGGTGCAGCGCATGCAGCTgtcccgtttcatgtttgttgcAGTAGTAAAGGACATGGTTCTGAGTCAAAGGATCCTTTACAGAGCCCTAGCTCGTCTGTCTCTGGCATGAAGAATGGATTCTTTTGTAAG CTCGAGCCTTCATTTCAGTTTTCCAATCCTGCAATGGAAGGAGCAACAAAATGGAACCCTGTCTGCTTAAAAACACCGGCTGAGGTACGCCAGATTTACAGCCACATGAAGCATCTCGACCAACAGGTAAGTGCTGTATCAATGGTTGCTGCGCTTGAAGCTGAAGTAGAGCAGGCTCGAACTCGCATTCAGGAGCTTGAGACTGAGCGCCGGTCTTCAAAAAAGAAACTTGAGCACTTCTTGAGGAAAGTCAGTGAGGAAAAGGCCGCATGGCGGAGCAGGGAGCATGAGAAGATCCGTGCATTTATTGATGACCTAAAAGCTGAGATAAGCCGAGAAAGGAAAAATCGTCAAAGGATAGAAATTGTGAATTCCAAATTGGTTAATGAGTTGGCAGACGCAAAGGTTTCAGCAAAGAGATATATGCAGGACtatgagaaagaaagaaaggagaGAGAATTAATTGAGGAAGTGTGTGATGAGCTCGCCAAGGAAATCGGGGAAGATAAGGCAGAAGTTGAAGCATTGAAGAGGGAATCGATGAAACTCCGAGAGGAAGTAGACGATGAAAGGAAGATGTTACAGATGGCCGAGGTGTGGCGTGAAGAACGTGTTCAAATGAAGCTGGTCGATGCAAAGGTGGCAGTTGAGCAGAAGTATTCTCAGATGAACAAGCTTGTTGCGGAATTGGAGGCTTTTCTGAGCTCAAGAAGTATAAATCCAGATATTCAAGAGATGAAAGAAGCAGAGATGCTTAGACAGGCTGCTGCCTCAGTAAATATTCAGGAAATCAAGGAATTTACATATGAGCCTCCCAACCCAGATGATATCTTCTCTGTTTTTGAAGATGTTAATTTTGGTGAATCCAATGAAAGGGAGATTGAACCATCCGGTGCCTACAGTCCTGCCAGCCATGCCTCAAAAATGCACACAGTAAGTCCAGAGGTCAATGTGATTAATAAGGATAACCTTCATAGGCATTCCAATGCATATGTTGACCAGAATGGTGATATAGAAGAAGATGAGAGTGGATGGGAAACTGTGAGCCATCTTGAGGATCAGGACTCAAGTTGTTCACCAGAAGGGAGTGCCCCATCCATAAAAAATCGTCGAGATAGTAATTTCTCTGGGAGTGTAATGGAGTGGGAGGATAACGGATATGAAGGAACTCCCATCACTGAAATCAGCGAAGTCTGCTCGGTCCCAACTAAATCGTTGAAGAAGGTATCATCCATAGCAAGGCTTTGGAGATCAGGCCCGAACAATGGGGATAACTACAAAATAATCACAGTTGATGGAACCAAGGGCAGGCTTTCGGTTTCAAATGGAAGATTATCTAATGGGAGTCTGGCATCTCTGGATCGGGGGTCAGGTAATGGCGGGCTTAGTCCCTCAGATTTAGGGCAGTGGAGTTCGCCTGACTCGGGAAATCCTCACGTAACTCGAGGCATGAAAGGGTGCATTGAATGGCCTCGAGGTGCCCAAAAGAATAGTTTGAAGGCAAAGCTTCTGGAGGCAAGGATGGAAAGTCAGAAGGTCCAGTTGCGGCAGGTTCTTAAACAAAAGATCTAG
- the LOC102620634 gene encoding uncharacterized protein LOC102620634, whose product MGNCIRHQHQPSMQWAGDDWGAVVESASNHRTEEAKQEGLLLGGDKVGFITSPTSAASSTEIKIKITKKQLEELLGKADVKGLSVQQVLAHLINVNVSSSNDRYHETNQRSWRPALQSIPEVN is encoded by the coding sequence atgggaAATTGTATAAGGCACCAACACCAACCGTCGATGCAATGGGCCGGCGACGACTGGGGAGCAGTGGTGGAGTCGGCCAGCAATCACAGAACCGAAGAGGCAAAGCAAGAAGGGCTGCTGCTGGGAGGTGACAAGGTTGGCTTTATTACATCACCCACTTCTGCTGCTTCTTCTACCGAGATCAAGATCAAGATTACGAAGAAGCAACTGGAGGAGTTGTTAGGTAAAGCGGACGTAAAGGGATTATCCGTGCAGCAGGTTTTGGCCCACTTGATCAACGTTAACGTTAGTAGTAGTAATGATCGTTATCATGAGACGAATCAACGGTCATGGCGGCCGGCGCTGCAGAGCATTCCTGAAGTTAATTAG